Proteins co-encoded in one Pseudomonas beijingensis genomic window:
- a CDS encoding GNAT family N-acetyltransferase → MEEAKDILVLQASYTNPVHAEAICHVLNGYAQDPMGGGHPLSAEVLLHLPEELAKRPHAFSVLAFVNGEPAGLVNCFEGFSTFACRPLVNIHDVAVMPEFRGLGLSQKMLQKVEDIARQRGCCKITLEVLEGNAVAQGSYAKFGFAAGMFDPAHGHMQFWIKPL, encoded by the coding sequence ATGGAAGAAGCCAAGGACATCCTTGTTCTGCAAGCCAGCTACACCAACCCGGTCCACGCCGAAGCGATCTGTCATGTGCTCAACGGCTATGCGCAGGACCCGATGGGCGGGGGACATCCGTTGTCGGCCGAGGTGCTGCTGCACCTGCCCGAGGAACTGGCCAAGCGTCCTCATGCTTTCAGCGTGCTGGCTTTCGTCAACGGCGAACCGGCGGGGCTGGTCAATTGTTTCGAAGGTTTTTCAACCTTTGCCTGCCGGCCCTTGGTAAATATCCACGACGTGGCGGTCATGCCGGAGTTTCGTGGCCTGGGGTTGAGCCAGAAGATGCTGCAGAAGGTCGAGGACATCGCCCGCCAGCGTGGTTGCTGCAAGATTACCCTGGAAGTGCTCGAGGGCAATGCCGTGGCCCAAGGCAGCTACGCCAAATTTGGTTTCGCCGCCGGCATGTTCGACCCGGCTCACGGTCATATGCAGTTCTGGATCAAGCCCCTGTAA
- the zapE gene encoding cell division protein ZapE, whose amino-acid sequence MTFDSPLTAWQHAIEHHGFVQDEAQELAIMALEQCHQALHEHEGRKSIKGVYLWGPVGRGKTWLMDRFYESLKVPARRQHFHHFMAWVHQRSFQLTGTPDPLQALARELSAEVRVLCFDELFVNDIGDAIILGRLFQVMFELGMVMVSTSNLPPEELYANGHNRERFLPTITAIKQHMQVVPVNGWQDHRQHPGQLAQRYWLRDPGQPDPLANVFNQLTAGQASSSAPIEVGHRLLEPVQASDTVLWSRYADLCEQPFSALDFMALCDRFSVILLSDVPCLSAEQREGRIARGTEDGVERVVAGDRELPQLSVHDDGVRRFIALVDECYDRKVPLCLSAAVPMDELYTEGYLQFPFRRTLSRLQEMQMQRFGQPA is encoded by the coding sequence ATGACTTTCGACTCCCCCTTGACTGCCTGGCAGCATGCCATCGAACACCACGGCTTCGTCCAGGACGAAGCCCAGGAATTGGCCATCATGGCGCTGGAGCAGTGCCACCAGGCGTTGCACGAGCACGAGGGGCGCAAATCGATCAAGGGTGTTTATCTCTGGGGCCCGGTGGGGCGTGGCAAGACCTGGCTGATGGACCGCTTTTATGAAAGCCTCAAGGTGCCGGCGCGCCGTCAGCACTTCCATCATTTCATGGCGTGGGTGCACCAGCGCTCGTTCCAGCTCACCGGCACGCCGGATCCTTTGCAAGCCTTGGCCCGGGAGTTGAGCGCGGAAGTACGGGTGCTGTGTTTTGACGAACTGTTCGTCAACGACATTGGCGACGCGATCATCCTCGGGCGCTTGTTCCAGGTGATGTTCGAACTGGGCATGGTGATGGTGAGCACCTCCAACCTGCCGCCGGAAGAACTCTATGCCAACGGCCACAACCGTGAGCGCTTCCTGCCAACCATCACCGCGATCAAGCAGCACATGCAGGTCGTGCCAGTGAACGGCTGGCAAGACCATCGCCAGCACCCAGGCCAATTGGCGCAGCGTTATTGGTTGCGCGATCCCGGGCAACCCGATCCGCTGGCCAATGTCTTCAACCAATTGACCGCAGGGCAAGCGTCGAGCAGTGCACCGATTGAAGTCGGCCACCGTCTGCTTGAACCGGTCCAGGCCAGCGATACCGTGCTCTGGAGCCGCTACGCCGACCTGTGCGAGCAACCGTTCTCGGCGTTGGACTTCATGGCGCTGTGTGACCGCTTCAGCGTCATCCTGCTCAGTGACGTGCCCTGCCTGAGCGCCGAACAGCGCGAAGGGCGCATCGCCCGGGGTACTGAGGACGGCGTTGAACGGGTCGTGGCCGGTGACCGTGAACTGCCACAGTTGTCGGTCCACGACGACGGTGTGCGGCGGTTCATCGCTCTGGTCGACGAATGCTACGACCGCAAGGTACCGTTGTGCCTTTCGGCTGCGGTGCCGATGGATGAGTTGTACACCGAGGGCTATCTGCAATTCCCGTTTCGCCGTACGCTCAGTCGCCTCCAGGAAATGCAAATGCAACGTTTTGGTCAGCCTGCCTGA
- a CDS encoding nuclear transport factor 2 family protein: protein MSNPVSSLAPAIAGYIAAANARDSSAVTRFFAEDANVFDEGQHRVGTQAIAQWMEDTAQRFQPRVEVLNVQQRTGKVLVQNLISGTFPGSPLELRYTFRLDEQGKISRLDISV, encoded by the coding sequence ATGTCCAATCCCGTCTCTTCCCTGGCCCCGGCCATCGCCGGCTACATCGCGGCTGCCAATGCCCGTGACAGTTCGGCGGTGACGCGTTTCTTCGCCGAGGATGCCAACGTGTTCGATGAAGGCCAGCACCGCGTTGGCACCCAGGCCATCGCCCAATGGATGGAAGACACCGCCCAGCGCTTCCAGCCGCGGGTGGAGGTCCTCAATGTGCAGCAGCGCACTGGCAAGGTGTTGGTGCAGAACCTGATTTCCGGGACGTTCCCCGGTAGCCCGCTGGAGTTGCGCTATACCTTTCGGCTCGATGAGCAGGGTAAGATCAGTCGGTTGGATATCTCGGTTTAA
- a CDS encoding helix-turn-helix transcriptional regulator — MSRTTRLLTLLQVLRGKRCPVTAATLAGELNVSERTLYRDIAELTALGAPIQGEAGIGYVLRSGLFLPPLMFTADEIEAIVLGLRYVDQRADEVLGKAAADALAKVAAVLAPDVRDALRNPTVLPGPPGYGYPQNTVELNVYRQAIRAQAKLYIDYADVNKTPSQRLIWPLALGFFNEARVVVAWCELRGAYRTFRTDRIASATEQGERYPGRRSDLLRDWFALMKLDETGRFTPDKN; from the coding sequence GTGTCGCGTACCACTCGGCTGCTCACTTTGCTGCAAGTCTTGCGGGGCAAGCGTTGCCCGGTCACCGCTGCGACATTGGCGGGCGAACTGAACGTTTCCGAGCGCACCTTGTACCGCGATATTGCCGAACTCACGGCCCTCGGCGCGCCGATCCAGGGCGAGGCAGGCATCGGTTATGTATTGCGCAGCGGCCTGTTCCTGCCGCCACTGATGTTCACCGCCGATGAAATAGAGGCCATTGTGCTGGGCTTGCGCTACGTGGATCAACGCGCCGACGAGGTGCTGGGCAAGGCCGCCGCCGACGCCCTGGCGAAGGTCGCCGCGGTACTGGCCCCGGATGTGCGGGATGCTCTGCGCAACCCCACGGTGCTGCCTGGCCCGCCGGGTTATGGCTATCCGCAGAACACCGTGGAATTGAATGTGTACCGCCAGGCCATTCGCGCCCAGGCCAAGCTGTACATTGACTACGCCGACGTGAACAAGACCCCGAGCCAACGCCTGATCTGGCCGCTGGCCCTGGGCTTTTTCAATGAAGCGCGGGTGGTGGTGGCCTGGTGCGAGTTGCGCGGCGCCTACCGGACCTTTCGCACCGACCGGATTGCCTCGGCCACCGAGCAGGGCGAGCGGTATCCGGGCCGGCGCAGCGATTTGTTGCGGGACTGGTTTGCGCTGATGAAGTTGGACGAAACCGGGCGTTTCACTCCTGACAAAAACTGA
- a CDS encoding LEA type 2 family protein codes for MRRILGLSVFLMLLSLSACALFPHRDPLNINVVGIEPLPNQGLEVRFAVKLRVQNPNETAIDYNGVALDLEVNGRTLATGVSDQTGSIPRFSEAILSVPVSISAFSVLRQTLGLSQTQSLDNLPYVLKGKLAGGVFGTMRFVDRGTLELPGSAATW; via the coding sequence ATGCGCAGAATCCTCGGCCTTTCCGTTTTCCTGATGCTGCTCAGCCTAAGCGCCTGCGCCCTCTTCCCCCACCGCGATCCGCTGAACATCAACGTGGTCGGCATCGAACCGCTGCCCAACCAGGGCCTGGAAGTGCGCTTCGCCGTGAAGCTGCGCGTGCAGAACCCCAACGAAACCGCCATCGACTACAACGGTGTGGCGCTGGACCTGGAGGTCAACGGCCGTACGCTGGCGACGGGGGTCAGTGACCAAACCGGCTCGATCCCGCGCTTCTCCGAAGCGATCCTGAGCGTGCCGGTGAGTATTTCGGCGTTTTCCGTGCTGCGCCAGACCCTGGGCCTGAGCCAGACCCAAAGCCTGGACAACCTGCCCTACGTGCTCAAGGGCAAGCTCGCCGGCGGCGTGTTCGGCACGATGCGCTTCGTCGACCGCGGGACCCTCGAACTGCCGGGTTCCGCGGCGACGTGGTGA
- a CDS encoding carbon-nitrogen hydrolase family protein gives MPKSIVAALQIGSLPGGKGETLAQILSYEDAIRQAGARLVVMPEALLGGYPKGEGFGTQLGYRLPEGREAFARYFANAIDVPGVETEALAGLSARTGASLVLGVIERVGSTLYCTALYFEPDAGLVARHRKLMPTGTERLIWGKGDGSTLPVIDSQVGRVGAAVCWENMMPLLRTAMYAKGVDVWCAPTVDEREMWQVTMRHIAHEGRCFVVSACQVQASPQALGIDVAHWPAERPLIAGGSVIVGPMGDVLAGPLKDTAGLLTAEIDTDDLVRARYDYDVVGHYARPDVFELVVDERAKPGVRFTA, from the coding sequence ATGCCCAAATCCATTGTGGCTGCCCTGCAGATCGGTTCGTTGCCTGGTGGCAAGGGCGAGACCCTGGCGCAGATCCTTTCCTATGAAGACGCCATTCGCCAGGCTGGCGCACGCCTGGTGGTGATGCCTGAAGCGTTGCTCGGTGGTTATCCCAAGGGCGAGGGGTTCGGCACTCAACTGGGTTACCGGTTGCCGGAGGGGCGCGAGGCGTTTGCCCGTTATTTTGCCAATGCTATTGACGTGCCCGGCGTTGAAACCGAAGCGCTGGCCGGACTGTCGGCGCGTACGGGGGCAAGCCTGGTGCTGGGCGTTATCGAGCGTGTCGGCAGCACCCTGTACTGCACCGCGCTGTATTTCGAACCCGATGCGGGCCTGGTGGCCCGGCACCGCAAGTTGATGCCCACCGGCACCGAGCGGCTGATCTGGGGCAAGGGCGATGGTTCGACCTTGCCGGTGATCGACAGCCAGGTTGGTCGGGTTGGCGCGGCGGTGTGCTGGGAAAACATGATGCCGCTGCTGCGCACCGCGATGTACGCCAAGGGGGTGGACGTCTGGTGTGCGCCAACGGTGGATGAGCGGGAGATGTGGCAGGTGACCATGCGCCATATCGCCCACGAAGGGCGTTGTTTTGTGGTCAGTGCCTGTCAGGTCCAGGCCTCGCCGCAGGCCCTGGGCATCGACGTTGCGCACTGGCCGGCCGAGCGGCCGCTGATTGCCGGTGGCAGTGTGATTGTCGGGCCCATGGGCGATGTGCTCGCCGGGCCGCTGAAAGACACCGCTGGGTTACTGACCGCCGAAATCGACACCGATGACCTGGTGCGGGCGCGCTACGATTATGACGTGGTCGGACATTACGCCAGGCCGGACGTGTTCGAATTGGTGGTGGACGAGCGCGCCAAGCCCGGCGTGCGCTTCACGGCGTGA
- a CDS encoding LysR substrate-binding domain-containing protein has protein sequence MSLMNIADIDLNLLKTFEALHDESSASRAAVRLGVTQSAISAALRRLRDLYGDQLFVRTGRGLAPTLRANQLKPVISEALDKCRQSLAMVDPDASHYEGRSVIVGLSDDFEIAHGRRLIEEVARRAPGLRLIFRQTHSQIVGRALMERDLDLAITAGGFAQRLLSRQVLGEGDYACLLDAASLAQDQQSLSLEAFVAREHLLVSSGGFIGITDEGLAGLGLSRRVCASTTHFAALPFLLKGSQAVATIPAHAARAIAALSGLALLPCPLALPRYPIELGWRTHTQMDPAVLKVREAITATFA, from the coding sequence ATGAGCCTAATGAATATCGCCGACATCGACCTCAACCTGCTCAAGACCTTCGAAGCCCTGCACGACGAATCCAGCGCCAGCCGCGCCGCCGTGCGCCTGGGCGTGACCCAGTCGGCCATCAGTGCCGCATTGCGCAGGCTGCGCGATTTATACGGCGATCAATTATTCGTGCGCACGGGCCGGGGCTTGGCGCCGACGCTACGGGCGAACCAGCTGAAGCCGGTGATCAGCGAAGCACTGGACAAATGCCGCCAGAGCCTGGCGATGGTCGATCCGGATGCCAGCCATTACGAGGGCCGCTCGGTCATCGTCGGCCTGTCGGACGATTTCGAGATTGCCCATGGGCGCCGCCTGATCGAGGAGGTGGCCCGCCGCGCACCCGGCCTGCGCTTGATTTTCCGACAGACCCACAGCCAGATCGTCGGCCGGGCCCTGATGGAGCGCGACCTCGACCTGGCGATCACGGCGGGCGGTTTCGCGCAGCGCTTGCTCAGCCGCCAGGTATTGGGCGAAGGCGATTACGCTTGCCTGTTGGACGCGGCGAGCCTGGCGCAAGACCAGCAATCCCTCAGCCTGGAGGCGTTCGTGGCCCGTGAGCATCTGCTGGTGTCTTCGGGAGGGTTCATCGGTATCACCGACGAGGGGCTGGCCGGGCTTGGCCTGAGTCGGCGAGTCTGTGCCTCGACCACTCACTTTGCCGCGTTGCCGTTCCTGCTCAAGGGCAGCCAGGCCGTGGCGACGATTCCGGCCCATGCCGCCCGGGCCATCGCCGCCCTCAGCGGCCTGGCCTTGCTGCCCTGCCCCCTGGCCTTGCCCCGCTACCCCATCGAACTGGGCTGGCGGACCCACACGCAAATGGATCCGGCAGTGCTCAAGGTACGCGAGGCCATTACCGCGACGTTTGCCTGA
- a CDS encoding DUF883 family protein, with the protein MARKGTVQANGEQIKDQAFSELTALIEESEKLLKSSASLVGEEAENLRGQISQKLQQARDSVTSARERTRPMVDATEVYIGGHPWQTVAISAGFGLVVGLLLGRR; encoded by the coding sequence ATGGCCCGTAAAGGCACCGTGCAAGCGAACGGAGAGCAAATCAAGGATCAAGCCTTCAGCGAATTGACGGCGCTGATTGAAGAATCGGAAAAGCTGCTCAAGAGCAGTGCCTCGCTGGTGGGCGAAGAGGCCGAGAACCTGCGAGGCCAGATATCCCAGAAACTGCAACAGGCGCGCGACTCGGTCACTAGCGCACGGGAGCGCACTCGTCCCATGGTCGATGCCACTGAAGTCTATATTGGTGGCCATCCCTGGCAGACCGTGGCGATTTCCGCTGGGTTCGGGCTGGTGGTGGGGTTGCTGCTGGGACGGCGTTAA
- a CDS encoding feruloyl-CoA synthase: MSSESRSSSRPEAGRYRQVSIGHPAVEVREEHGILHMRSLEPLAPLPARLLERLVHWAEVRPQQTFIAAREAGGDWRRVSYAQMLDSVRAIAQSLLSYGLSAEKPLALLSGNDIEHLQMALGAMYAGIPYCPVSPAYSLLSQDFAKLRHVCDLLQPGLVFVSEAAPFERAINAVLPADVPLITVRGEMPGRSRTSFASLLAQPGGAEAEQAFAATGPDSIAKFLFTSGSTKLPKAVITTQRMLCANQQMLLQTFPVFGEVPPVLVDWLPWNHTFGGSHNLGIVLYNGGTFYLDDGKPTAQGFAETLRNLKEISPTAYLTVPKGWEELVSALEQDGELRERFFKRISLFFFAAAGLSQTTWDRLDKVAEQHCGERIRMMAGLGMTEASPSCTFTTGPLSMAGYIGLPAPGCEVRLVPVDGKFEGRFRGPHIMPGYWRSAQQTAEVFDEDGFYCSGDAIKLADASNPQLGLMFDGRIAEDFKLSSGVFVSVGPLRNRAVLEGTPYVQDLVITAPDRECLGALVFPRLAECRRLSGLGAEASDTQVLASPPVRQWFADWLQRLNREASGNASRVEWIALLDEPASIDRGEITDKGSINQRAVLQWRAGKVEALYRGEDASILRAGPVA, from the coding sequence GTGAGTTCCGAGTCCAGATCGTCCTCCCGACCCGAGGCCGGGCGGTATCGCCAGGTGTCGATTGGTCACCCTGCCGTCGAAGTCCGGGAAGAGCACGGCATCTTGCACATGCGCTCCCTGGAACCCCTGGCTCCGTTGCCGGCGCGTTTGCTAGAGCGCCTGGTGCACTGGGCCGAGGTGCGCCCACAGCAGACGTTTATCGCGGCCCGTGAAGCGGGCGGTGACTGGCGCCGGGTCAGTTATGCGCAGATGCTCGACAGTGTCCGCGCCATAGCCCAAAGTTTGCTCAGTTACGGTTTATCGGCGGAAAAACCCCTGGCGTTGCTCTCCGGCAACGACATCGAACACCTGCAAATGGCCCTCGGCGCGATGTACGCCGGCATTCCCTATTGCCCGGTGTCGCCGGCTTATTCATTGCTGTCCCAGGATTTCGCCAAGCTGCGCCACGTCTGCGATCTGTTGCAGCCGGGGTTGGTGTTTGTCAGCGAAGCCGCACCGTTCGAGCGGGCGATCAATGCCGTATTGCCGGCGGACGTTCCCTTGATCACCGTGCGTGGAGAGATGCCGGGCCGGTCGAGGACAAGCTTCGCCAGCCTGCTGGCCCAACCCGGCGGCGCGGAGGCCGAGCAGGCGTTCGCCGCCACCGGCCCGGACAGTATCGCCAAGTTCCTGTTTACCTCCGGCTCCACCAAGTTGCCCAAGGCCGTGATCACCACCCAGCGTATGTTGTGCGCCAATCAGCAGATGCTGCTGCAGACCTTTCCAGTGTTCGGTGAGGTGCCGCCGGTGCTGGTGGACTGGCTGCCGTGGAACCACACGTTCGGCGGCAGCCACAACCTCGGCATCGTGCTGTACAACGGCGGCACGTTCTACCTGGACGACGGCAAACCCACCGCCCAGGGCTTCGCCGAGACCCTGCGCAACCTCAAGGAAATATCGCCCACCGCCTACCTGACCGTGCCCAAGGGCTGGGAGGAACTGGTCAGCGCCCTGGAGCAGGACGGTGAATTGCGCGAGCGTTTCTTCAAGCGCATCAGCCTGTTCTTCTTCGCCGCGGCGGGTCTGTCGCAAACTACCTGGGACCGGCTCGACAAGGTCGCCGAGCAGCATTGTGGCGAACGTATCCGCATGATGGCGGGCCTGGGCATGACCGAGGCGTCGCCGTCCTGCACCTTCACCACCGGCCCCTTGTCCATGGCCGGCTACATCGGCCTTCCGGCCCCCGGGTGCGAGGTCCGCCTAGTGCCGGTGGACGGCAAGTTCGAAGGGCGTTTTCGTGGGCCGCACATCATGCCTGGCTACTGGCGTTCGGCGCAGCAGACGGCCGAAGTGTTCGATGAGGACGGTTTCTATTGTTCAGGGGATGCGATCAAGCTGGCCGATGCCAGCAATCCGCAACTGGGGCTGATGTTCGATGGGCGAATTGCCGAGGATTTCAAATTGTCTTCCGGTGTCTTCGTCAGCGTCGGGCCGTTGCGCAACCGGGCGGTGCTGGAAGGCACGCCCTATGTTCAGGACCTGGTGATCACCGCACCGGATCGCGAATGCCTGGGCGCGCTGGTGTTTCCACGGCTTGCTGAATGCCGACGCCTGTCTGGCCTGGGTGCGGAGGCCAGCGACACCCAGGTCCTCGCCAGTCCGCCGGTACGCCAATGGTTCGCCGACTGGCTGCAACGCCTGAACCGCGAAGCCAGCGGCAACGCCAGTCGCGTGGAGTGGATTGCCTTGCTCGATGAACCGGCGTCCATCGACCGTGGTGAAATCACCGATAAGGGGTCGATCAACCAGCGAGCGGTGTTGCAGTGGCGGGCGGGGAAGGTCGAGGCGCTGTACCGCGGGGAGGATGCTTCGATCCTGCGGGCGGGGCCTGTGGCTTAA